A genome region from Paenibacillus pabuli includes the following:
- a CDS encoding NAD(P)-dependent oxidoreductase, protein MKIGIIGATGKAGNLILKEAVDRGHEVTAIVRNASKVEDKSLNVLEKDVFDLTAQDAQAFDVIVNAFGAPAGKEHLHVEVGEALISILKDAPQTRLIVIGGAGSLFTDETHSLRVVDAPGFPDAYKPTATNQGENLQDLQASSGIQWTFLSPASFFNPEGARTGKYQTGKDHIILNSEGKSYISYADYAIALVDEIENAKHKNERFTVVGEAK, encoded by the coding sequence ATGAAAATCGGAATTATTGGCGCAACAGGCAAAGCAGGCAATCTAATCCTGAAAGAAGCGGTGGACAGAGGCCATGAAGTAACTGCAATTGTACGTAACGCATCCAAAGTGGAAGATAAAAGCTTGAACGTGTTGGAAAAGGATGTATTCGATCTTACTGCGCAGGACGCTCAGGCGTTCGATGTTATTGTTAATGCATTCGGCGCACCAGCCGGGAAAGAACATCTGCATGTGGAAGTGGGAGAGGCTCTGATCAGCATTCTGAAAGATGCTCCTCAAACTCGCCTGATCGTAATCGGTGGGGCAGGCAGCTTGTTCACTGATGAGACGCACTCCCTGCGTGTCGTTGATGCGCCAGGATTCCCTGATGCATACAAACCAACAGCAACAAACCAAGGGGAAAACCTGCAGGATCTGCAAGCATCCTCCGGAATTCAATGGACATTCCTTAGCCCGGCAAGCTTCTTCAATCCCGAAGGTGCACGCACTGGGAAATATCAAACGGGTAAGGATCATATCATTCTGAACAGTGAAGGCAAAAGTTACATCAGCTATGCAGACTATGCCATTGCCCTCGTGGATGAAATTGAAAATGCAAAGCACAAAAATGAACGCTTCACTGTTGTAGGCGAAGCGAAGTAA
- a CDS encoding glycoside hydrolase family 53 protein: protein MSRFVRGYKTSIALVLVLLFTSIMLPAGQHAGAAPSFAKGADISWVPGMEAQGYKWKDKNGVQRDIIDILKNDYQINSVRIRVFVNPSNDYGNGYMNKDRAAALAQRAKNAGMSVMLTLHYSDSWADPGQQTKPAAWKNYTFQQLMDAVWNHTRDVMTAMQSKGVTPDWVQIGNETSNGMLWEDGKASTNMKNYAWLVNTGHNAVKSMSTGTKTIVHLAGGDDNALYVWNIGGLINNGANFDMIAMSLYPSASGWNTAVTNTVNNAKDLINRYGKEIIISEIGMDNNQAAAGKSFVAAMKNQIRNLPNGKGKGVFYWEPQATPGYNGGYGKGAWQTNMMPTVVMEGFID, encoded by the coding sequence ATGTCCAGATTTGTAAGGGGTTACAAAACATCCATTGCACTTGTTCTCGTTCTATTGTTTACTTCCATTATGCTGCCTGCAGGTCAGCACGCAGGAGCAGCACCCAGCTTCGCCAAAGGGGCAGATATCAGTTGGGTACCGGGCATGGAAGCCCAAGGTTACAAATGGAAAGACAAAAATGGTGTACAGCGTGACATTATTGATATTTTGAAAAACGATTATCAGATCAATTCGGTTCGTATTCGGGTGTTCGTTAATCCTTCCAATGATTACGGCAACGGATATATGAATAAGGATCGCGCCGCTGCTTTGGCACAGCGGGCCAAAAATGCGGGCATGAGCGTCATGTTGACTTTGCACTACAGTGATTCATGGGCAGACCCTGGTCAACAAACCAAACCGGCAGCCTGGAAAAATTACACCTTCCAGCAGCTGATGGACGCAGTATGGAATCATACACGCGATGTGATGACGGCCATGCAGAGCAAAGGGGTGACGCCTGACTGGGTACAGATCGGAAACGAAACCAGCAACGGCATGTTATGGGAGGATGGTAAAGCTTCCACGAACATGAAAAATTACGCATGGCTGGTGAACACGGGGCATAATGCCGTGAAGTCCATGAGCACAGGAACCAAAACTATTGTCCATCTGGCAGGCGGAGACGACAATGCGCTGTATGTATGGAATATCGGCGGATTAATCAATAACGGTGCCAACTTCGATATGATTGCCATGTCCCTCTATCCTTCGGCTTCCGGATGGAACACAGCGGTGACGAACACGGTGAACAATGCGAAAGACCTGATCAATCGCTACGGCAAAGAAATCATCATCTCCGAGATTGGCATGGACAATAACCAAGCTGCTGCAGGCAAAAGCTTCGTAGCCGCCATGAAAAATCAAATCCGAAACCTGCCAAACGGCAAAGGTAAAGGCGTATTTTACTGGGAGCCGCAAGCCACTCCAGGGTATAACGGTGGTTACGGCAAAGGCGCTTGGCAGACGAATATGATGCCGACGGTGGTCATGGAAGGATTTATCGACTAG
- a CDS encoding acyltransferase family protein produces MSKNHTIHGLRGLCALMVFVGHVISMSINGGYLTLNEHATLVLAEIGVDVFFMISGYLIVQSLVKHGKIGQFVYNRIIRIYPVYLPLLVIMFVAGPVIQFDWLANLTASEYILNFIYGLFMLPGVFPLEEAVRNARTLSYEFAFYLVSVIFFVSLRPLNNKYMKWFLIILGLVISLAVVIRMPRALFFLTGVLAYYASEKFNFLPSKLHSLLALIIIYLATYFGDIYFSIIFGVYFFYLIIKEHGVLSNVMRTGFFQYFGTISYSFYLLHPFALFPFQRVMARFNLPDYVSVSITFVAGLIIATLISHISYEVIENRFTNRYLKRKKRPITPHVPTPAPQTTPVS; encoded by the coding sequence GTGAGTAAGAACCATACGATTCACGGACTGCGTGGATTATGTGCACTAATGGTTTTTGTCGGACATGTTATATCCATGTCGATTAATGGCGGTTATCTTACTTTAAACGAGCACGCTACCTTGGTCTTGGCAGAAATCGGTGTTGATGTTTTTTTCATGATTAGTGGTTATCTCATTGTTCAAAGTTTAGTGAAACACGGGAAGATCGGACAGTTTGTCTATAATCGCATCATACGAATTTATCCTGTCTACCTCCCCTTGCTTGTCATTATGTTTGTGGCAGGGCCTGTCATTCAATTTGATTGGTTGGCCAATTTGACGGCTTCCGAATACATTTTGAATTTCATTTACGGATTGTTCATGCTTCCAGGTGTTTTTCCACTTGAAGAAGCTGTCCGAAATGCGAGAACACTCAGCTATGAATTTGCTTTTTATTTGGTCAGCGTCATTTTCTTCGTATCACTCCGGCCCCTTAACAACAAATACATGAAGTGGTTTCTGATTATACTGGGTCTTGTCATCAGCTTGGCAGTCGTCATTCGCATGCCGCGAGCACTGTTCTTTCTCACAGGAGTTTTGGCCTACTACGCTAGTGAAAAGTTTAATTTTCTCCCCTCCAAGTTACACTCGCTTTTAGCCTTAATCATCATTTATCTGGCTACGTACTTCGGGGATATTTATTTTTCCATCATTTTCGGCGTGTATTTCTTCTACCTGATCATCAAGGAGCACGGGGTTTTATCGAATGTAATGAGAACTGGCTTTTTCCAGTACTTCGGGACGATAAGCTACAGCTTTTATCTCCTGCATCCCTTTGCCCTATTTCCCTTCCAGCGTGTAATGGCACGTTTCAATCTGCCTGATTATGTATCGGTATCCATCACATTTGTGGCCGGTCTGATTATCGCAACCTTAATCTCTCATATTTCTTATGAGGTTATAGAAAATCGCTTCACCAATCGCTACCTCAAACGTAAAAAACGTCCTATCACACCTCATGTACCAACTCCAGCACCACAAACGACGCCGGTTAGTTGA